The Christensenella timonensis DNA segment GACGCCGCCTGCGACCACAGAAGCGATCTGCCCTGAAACATTCGCTCCTACCGCAAACATCAGCAGATGGTTCTGGTTGTTTGCCTCAAGCCCCATCTTTTGCACCACACGCGCAGACATCGGGAATGCCGATATCCCTGCGGCGCCGATCATCGGGTTCATCTTCTTTTTACTGAATACGTTGACCAGCTTCGCGAACATAACGCCGGCGATCGTGTCGAAGAAGAACGCCGCCAAGCCGAGCCCCATGATCATCAGTGTCTGCCATGTAACAAAAGCTTCCGCTTTCATCGTAGATGCGATCGTGATACCCAATAGTAATGTGATCAGGTTGACCAGCACTTTAGAAGCGGTCTCCGAAAGCGAATCCAGTACGCCGCATTCACGCAGCAGGTTCCCAAACATCAGGAATCCGACCAGCGCGATGGACGCCGGCGCGACCAGCCCCGCGATCATCGTTACAACGACCGGGAACAATATTTTTGCAATCTTTGGAATATCTTCACCATGGTATTCCATCTTGATGGCCCGCTCTTTTTTGGTGGTGACCAGCTTTATGGCCATCGGTTGTATGATGGGCACCAGCGCCATATACGAATATGCCGCAACGGCGATCGGCCCTACAAAGCCGCTGCCCAGCACCTGCGATACAAGAATGGACGTCGGGCCGTCAGCCGCACCGATAATGCCGATCGAAGCCGCATCCTGGATCGAAAACCCGAGCGCCGCCGATGCTGTAATGGTAGCAAAAATACCAAACTGGGCGGCCGCCCCAAAGAAGAGCAGCTTCGGGTTTTTGAGCAGCGGGCCAAAATCGATCATGGCGCCGATCCCGATAAACAGGAGCAATGGCATCATCTCCGATGCTTCGATCCCTACGCTGAACAGCCAGTCAACGATGCCGTTTACATTTCCTACGCCTGCCATCACCTGGTCAACCGCGCCCGAAAGCGGGATATTGACAAGGATTGCGCCAAACCCCATTGGCAGCAAAAGCGCCGGTTCCAACTTTTTGGAAATTGCCAGAAAAATCAACACGCCGCCTATGACAAACATAATTACTTGCTGCCACGTAAGCGCCATAATGCCGTTCACAAGAAATTCCATCGAGTTCTCCTTTAACCTACATAAAATATAAATATGAAGTAAAATACCGTTAACAGTATATCATCTAATCTTTTCTTTTCAAACCGCTTTTCCGTTTTTTTAGATAAATTTTATTTCTCACATTTTCCCTTTCATGCTATACTTAGCGTATCCAATATCTGAAAAGGGGTGGCTTTTATGAATGTAGTTGCTTTTAACGGAAGTCCGCGCAGGGACGGGAATACATACCACAGCCTGAAAATGGTATGCGACGAGCTCGATGCACGCGGCATCGATACGCAAATCGTGCAGGTGGGGGGAAATCTGCTTTACGGCTGCCTCGATTGCAAAGAATGTATGCGTGTCCACAACAATAAGTGTGCAATTGAAAAAGATAAAATGAACGATTTCATTGCCGCCGCAAACGCCGCCGACGGGATCCTCATTGGCTCGCCCGTCTATTTCGGCAGTATGACCACCGAAACGAAAGCTCTCATCGACCGTTTGGGGCGCATCACCCGTGAAAACGGGTTTACGCTGAAGAACAAGCCGGGCGCTGCGGTCGTGACCGCGCGGCGCGCCGGATCCAACTTTACTATGGCGGCGATCAATTACCTGTTCACCATCAACCAGATGCCCATCGTAA contains these protein-coding regions:
- a CDS encoding flavodoxin family protein — its product is MNVVAFNGSPRRDGNTYHSLKMVCDELDARGIDTQIVQVGGNLLYGCLDCKECMRVHNNKCAIEKDKMNDFIAAANAADGILIGSPVYFGSMTTETKALIDRLGRITRENGFTLKNKPGAAVVTARRAGSNFTMAAINYLFTINQMPIVSSTYWNFTMAYEKGEWQKDEEAARTLKTLGENMAFMLGKLSK
- a CDS encoding sodium ion-translocating decarboxylase subunit beta, whose translation is MEFLVNGIMALTWQQVIMFVIGGVLIFLAISKKLEPALLLPMGFGAILVNIPLSGAVDQVMAGVGNVNGIVDWLFSVGIEASEMMPLLLFIGIGAMIDFGPLLKNPKLLFFGAAAQFGIFATITASAALGFSIQDAASIGIIGAADGPTSILVSQVLGSGFVGPIAVAAYSYMALVPIIQPMAIKLVTTKKERAIKMEYHGEDIPKIAKILFPVVVTMIAGLVAPASIALVGFLMFGNLLRECGVLDSLSETASKVLVNLITLLLGITIASTMKAEAFVTWQTLMIMGLGLAAFFFDTIAGVMFAKLVNVFSKKKMNPMIGAAGISAFPMSARVVQKMGLEANNQNHLLMFAVGANVSGQIASVVAGGVILGLVPIMM